Proteins from a genomic interval of Candidatus Methylomirabilota bacterium:
- a CDS encoding ABC transporter permease, whose amino-acid sequence LKDAQNFLPLAPGYALFPGMAIALAVLGFNLLGDGLRDLLDPRTS is encoded by the coding sequence TGCTCAAGGACGCGCAGAACTTCCTCCCGCTCGCGCCCGGATACGCGCTCTTCCCGGGCATGGCCATCGCCCTGGCCGTCCTGGGGTTCAATCTGCTGGGGGACGGCTTGCGCGACCTCCTGGACCCCCGCACGTCGTGA